GCCACCGAGCACCTTTATAATTATCACAAAAACCGCGACCGCGCGGCGCTGGAGAACAGCGGCCGTTATTTTCTCGTGATCGCCCTCTTTACGGCGGGCGCCGGCGCCGGCGCGTTGGCGTCCAAATTATTCCACCTCCGGGCGGTCCTCTTCGCCGCGGCGCTGCTGCTCACCGCGGCGATCATCATGGCGAAAACCCCGGCGTCGCCCAGGGCCTGAACGAAATCCAGGCGTGGCGGACAGGAAAGAAAGAAAAAGCGCACCCCGCAAAGGGTGCGCTTCGTTTTGTTCTGGTTTAAAAGGTCTTACTTCAGTTCGACCTTCGCGCCGGCCTCTTCGAGCTTCTTCTTCATCTCTTCGGCCTCTTCCTTCGCGGCGGCTTCCTTGACTGTCTTGGGGGCGCCGTCTACCATTTCCTTGGCTTCCTTGAGTCCAAGGCCGGTGATCTCGCGGACGACCTTGATGACGCCGATCTTGTTTGCGCCATGCTCGAGGAGGACTACGTCAAACTCGGTCTTCTCTTCCTCTGCGGGGGCGGCGGCGCCGGCGGCGGGCATGCCGCCCATGGGCATCATCATCGCGGGAGCGGCGGCGGAGACGCCGAACTTCTCTTCGAGTTCCTTAACGAGCTCTGAAAGCTCGAGTACTGACATTTCGCTGATAGCCTGGATAAGTTCTTCACGTGTCATTGTTGTTTCCTCCTAAAATTTTTCGTAGTTTAAATTTTTTACGCTGCTAGGCGGCCTCTGCCGCCGGTGGTGCTATGCTGCTGATTCTTTCTGCTCCTTGATCCTTTCGAGGACGGTGACAAAATTCCTCTGGGGGCCGGAGAGCACGGTAACGAGTCCGCGAAGCGGAGCCGCGATGGTACCCACGACCTGGGCGATGAGCGTCTCTTTTGAGGGAAGGTCCGCGAGAGCGAAGACCTGTTCCTTGCTGAGGAGCTGCTGTCCGCCGAGGATCGCGCCTTTGATGACGAGAGCCTCGTTGCCCTTCTCCTTGGAGAAGTCGCGTATCGCCTTGGCGACCGCCGCCGCGTCGCCGTAGGAGAGGACGTAGCCGTTGGGACCGAAGTCGATCTCGGAAGCCTGGACCATGTCGCATTCCTTGAGGGCTATGCGCATGAGGGTGTTTTTGCAGACCTTCATCTCACCGCCGGCCTGACGGATGAGTTTACGCACCGCGCTTA
The window above is part of the Cloacibacillus evryensis DSM 19522 genome. Proteins encoded here:
- the rplL gene encoding 50S ribosomal protein L7/L12, encoding MTREELIQAISEMSVLELSELVKELEEKFGVSAAAPAMMMPMGGMPAAGAAAPAEEEKTEFDVVLLEHGANKIGVIKVVREITGLGLKEAKEMVDGAPKTVKEAAAKEEAEEMKKKLEEAGAKVELK
- the rplJ gene encoding 50S ribosomal protein L10; protein product: MPTQAKRENIDMLAEALKRSDAVFITEYRGLTVKKISAVRKLIRQAGGEMKVCKNTLMRIALKECDMVQASEIDFGPNGYVLSYGDAAAVAKAIRDFSKEKGNEALVIKGAILGGQQLLSKEQVFALADLPSKETLIAQVVGTIAAPLRGLVTVLSGPQRNFVTVLERIKEQKESAA